The Pedosphaera parvula Ellin514 genome has a window encoding:
- a CDS encoding TerC family protein — protein sequence MLALVEITPWYWVGFILCVLIFLALDLGLFHKQAHVVSVKEALGWTAVWVTLALLFAFSLIFLRGRKEALEFFTGYFIEVSLSMDNVFVIALIFGYFKVAPQFQHRVLFWGILGALIMRGLMIWAGVELITRFDWLLYIFGAFLVLTGIKMLLSKEESVHPEKSWIVRGAKKLLPVSSDFDGQNFLTRVNGRRMLTPLFLVLLMVETTDLIFAVDSIPAIFGVTRKPFIVFTSNVFAILGLRSMYFVLAGAIGLFRYLKVGLSVVLVFIGVKMLIDPHDKPPHWYQFDIPDSTSLLMVVTIIIISILFSIIATRRERERVNAAQRNKDHS from the coding sequence ATGCTGGCCCTGGTTGAAATCACCCCATGGTATTGGGTTGGTTTCATCCTCTGCGTGCTGATTTTTCTGGCGCTTGACCTGGGCTTGTTTCATAAGCAAGCCCACGTCGTCTCGGTCAAGGAAGCCCTTGGTTGGACGGCTGTTTGGGTCACTCTGGCGCTCCTTTTTGCCTTCTCGCTTATTTTCCTCAGGGGTAGGAAGGAGGCATTGGAGTTCTTTACCGGTTACTTCATCGAAGTCTCGTTGTCCATGGACAACGTCTTCGTCATTGCCCTGATTTTCGGTTACTTCAAAGTTGCTCCGCAGTTCCAGCACCGCGTTCTGTTCTGGGGCATTCTCGGGGCATTGATCATGCGTGGATTGATGATTTGGGCCGGAGTGGAGTTGATTACCCGTTTCGACTGGTTGCTCTATATCTTTGGCGCTTTCCTGGTCTTGACCGGCATCAAAATGCTCCTCTCCAAAGAGGAGAGTGTCCACCCCGAAAAAAGTTGGATTGTGCGTGGCGCCAAAAAACTCCTCCCGGTATCGTCTGACTTTGACGGCCAAAATTTTCTAACCCGGGTGAATGGAAGACGAATGCTGACGCCATTATTCCTGGTGCTGCTGATGGTGGAGACAACGGACCTGATTTTTGCTGTGGATTCCATCCCGGCCATATTCGGCGTCACGCGAAAACCGTTCATCGTATTCACCTCGAATGTGTTTGCGATTCTTGGACTGCGTTCCATGTATTTTGTGCTCGCCGGAGCAATCGGACTATTCCGATATCTGAAGGTCGGTCTGTCAGTGGTCCTGGTTTTTATCGGGGTTAAGATGCTGATTGACCCACACGATAAGCCGCCGCATTGGTATCAATTTGACATTCCCGACTCCACCTCACTTCTCATGGTGGTTACAATTATTATCATCTCGATCCTTTTTTCCATTATCGCCACGCGTCGGGAAAGAGAGCGGGTCAACGCAGCGCAGCGGAACAAGGATCACTCATGA